A segment of the Kineosporia corallincola genome:
TACCTGGCCACGGTCGGCATCGGCGACTACGACCTGACCAGATCAACCGGCCCGCAGGGGATCCCGATCATCGACGCGGTGGACCGGCACCTCACCGCGACCGCCGCCGAGGACACCCGGGCGGCGCTGGCCGAGCAGCAGGCGGTGCTGAGATTCCTGATCGGCCGGTGGGGGCCCTACCCGTTCTCGGCGGCCGGGGCGATCGTGGACGACGACCGGCTCGGCTACGCCCTGGAGACCCAGACCCGACCGGTGTACGCCACCGATGTCGACGACACCACCATCGTCCACGAACTGGCCCACCAGTGGTTCGGCGACTCGGTGAACATCGGCTCCTGGCGGGACATCTGGCTGAACGAGGGGTTTGCCGTGTATTCCGAGTGGCTGTGGGAGGACCAGGCCTACGGCGAGAAGTACGGTGCCACCCTGGACGCGTCAGCCGCCGACGTGCTCGCGCTCCCGGCCGGCGACCCGATCTGGAAGGTCACCCTCGCCGACCCGACCCGCGCGCAGCTGTTCGACCGGGCCGTCTACGACCGGGGCGCCCTGGTCCTGTACGAGCTCCGGAAAACGATCGGCGACCAGGACTTCTGGCGTCTGGCCCGCACCTGGGCAGGGCAGCGCACACAGACCGGAGTGAGCACCGCCGACTTCGAGGAGCTCGCCGGGCGGATCTCCGGTCAGGACCTGACCGGCTTCTTCCGCACCTGGCTGCACTCGGCCGGAAAGCCGTCTATCTAAACGGGTCTCACGGCCGGGCGAGCAGTGCCGGCAGCCGGCGCAGTCCCCAGCGGGCCAGCCGCACCCCGCCCTGCGCGGCCAGGGTGCCCGCCCCGCCGGCCACCACCCCGGACACGAACGTGGTCATCGCCACCCGCTCGAAGGTGAAACCCGGCACGGCGTCGGGCCAGGAGACGACGGTGACGTTCGTGATCGAGGCCCGCGGCGGGCCGTCGCCCTCACCCCGCGGCCAGGCGGCCTGACGGTCGGTCACCAGCCGCGCCGTGAGCAGGTGCTGCCCGGCGCTGCCGTCGGCCAGCACCACGTAGCGACCCGAGCGCGGCACCGGGTGCCGGGCCTGGGCCACGAAAACCGGTACGGCGTCGAGGTCCAGGTGGATCTGCTCGGTGCCGTCGCCGCCGCTGACCTCGATGTCGAACTCGATCAGGCCGTCACCGGGCACCAGGTGCAGCACCCGGGCCGCCGCCGGGGAACGCTCGCTCAGGTGCATCTCCGACTCGGTGATCCGGCTGCGCCGGTTGGCCCGCGCGGCCATCCACTGCGGTTTCGCGGGCAGCAGGAAGGTGGGGCGCCGGTTCAGTGAGAGCGGGCGCTTGGGGCGGCGCGAGTGGTACGACGCGGCCAGCCCCTCGGTCTGCGCCTGGTACAGCGGCGACCAGCCGTAGCCCACACCGCGTTCCGGCTCGCGCACCGACAGCGTGTACCAGTCCACCGCGTACTGGTGCGCGCCGGACACGGTCTCCAGCAGCGTGGTGCGGAAATGCATGCCGGCGTAGAGGGACACGTCGACCACGTCGGACAGGCCGGGCTTGCGGTGGTAGGGGCGGCCGAAGTACGAGGCGTAGGAGTCCACGAACGGGCGCTCGGCGGTGCGGCCGGGCCGGATCCGGGGCAGCACCACGTCCATCAGGTTGGCGGCGCCGCTGAGCCGGCTGAGCATGCTCTCCGGCGCGTCGAGAAGGGTGATCTGGCGCGGGGGTTCGTCCAGGGCGGTGGCCGCGTGGGCGGCCACCGCGCTGCCGTGGCTGTGCCCGATCAGGTGCAGGTGCGCCTCCCGCCCGCGGATCGCCTGCTGGAGGGCCATGGCCAGGCGGCGGCCGTTGACCTGGGTGGCCCGCCGGGACCGGTAGGCGAGCATCACGTCGAGGTCGGTGGCCGACTCGTCCACCCAGGAGTAGTGCAGCACGCAGTGGTCGTCGCCGAGGTCGGTGAGCGCCTTCAGCAGGTGCACGTGGTAGGAGCTGAGGGTGCGGCCGAACGGGTCGATCAGCCGCGGGTCCCAGGCCGGCAGCGCCGCCACCAGGTCGGCGGTGGCGAGCATGCGCTGCTGGATCTCGATGCCGGGCTGCCAGCCGTGGATGAACACGTGCACGTAGGGCTCGGTGATGCTGCCCTCGTCGACGGGCCGGAAGGTGCTGCCGTCGAACCGGCTCAGCCGTCGCAGGGGGACGTCCCAGCGCGATTTCGGCCCGAAGGAGTAGCCCATCACCATCCCGCCAGTCTTCCAGAGGGCCCGGCCCGGCCGGATCAGGGCCCGCGGTCGCCGGCTGCGGCGGTTGTCCAGGGGATACGGTCCGAAAAAGGCCTACGAGCTGGGTCTGGTGAATCGGGTGGTGGCGGCGGGCACCGTGTTCGGCAGTCGCGACGCGGTGGAGGGGCCGCGGGCGTTCGCGCAGAAGCGGGAGCCGCGCTGATCGCGTCGATCGGTTGGTTCACGGACGACGCGAGACCGGCTACCGGCCGGCCCGTTCCTGGCCCGGCAGCGGGTGCTGCCGCAGAAAGGCCGCTCCCAACCGGGCATTGCGCTCGATCCGCACCGCGGTGGACAGGTAGAAGACGGCCAGGAACAGGCTGAACGCTCTCATCCACCAGTGGTCGGCGAGGAACAGCCAGCTCAGCTGGGTCAGCGGGAATCCCGCGTAGACCATGACCAGGGGCCGCCGGGAGAGCAGGGTGCGGGCCAGCAGCTGGAGCGAGAGCAGCTCCCGCGGGCGCAGCCCCTCGGTGTCGCGGATGCGCAGCAGCCGGACCGTGCCGCGCCCGCCGGTGGGCGGCTGGTCGTTCATCCCGGCGTCGCGCCGGAACTCGGCGTCCCGGATCGAGTTGCGGTACATCAGGATTCCGGTCGGGACGAGGAGCAGGAGCCCGATGATCTGGAGGCCGATCAGGAAGGCCGGAAGAATGTCGGATCTGTCCATGTGGTGTACTCCAGCGTGCGCGGTGTCACCCCGCAACCGCGGGCCCGGCCCAGTCCGCCGTCACGTCCGCGATCGGTGCCTCCCGGGCCGCGGCCGGCGCGGTGCGGGCCGAGCGGGAGAAGCGCGGCGCCGGGCCGGGTTGCGGCACGCCGTCCACCTCGACGAACGTGGCCCGCTCCCGCAGATGCGGATCGGCCAGGGCCTCGGTCATCGTGAGCACCGGTGTCACGCAGGCTGAGGTGCCGTCGAAAACCCTGGTCCAGTGCGCCAGGTCGTGCCCGACGAAGGCGGCGGTGAACCGGGCCCGCAGCGCCGGCCAGCCGGTGCGGTCGTACTGGCCGGGCAGGTCCGCCGGGTCCAGGCCCAGACCGTGCAGCAGCTCGGCGTAGAACCGCGGTTCGAGCGCGCCCACGGCCACGTGCCGGCCGTCGGCGCAGACGTAGGTGTCGTAGAACGGGGCCCCGCCGTCGAGCAGGTTGGAGCCCGGCGCGTCCAGCCAGTCGCCGGTGGCCCGCCAGGCCCACATCATCTGCATGAGCAGGGCCGAGCCGTCGACCATCGCGGCGTCGACCACCTGCCCGCGGCCTGCCTTCTCCCGTTCCAGCAGCGCCGCCAGCACGCCGGTGACCAGCAGCATCGAGCCGCCGCCGAAGTCGCCGACCAGGTTGAGCGGTGGCACGGGACGCTCCCCGGCGCGCCCGATCGCGTGCAGCACCCCGGTCAGCGCGAGGTAGTTGATGTCGTGCCCCACCTGCCCGGCCCGGGGACCGTTCCGGCCCCAGCCGGTCATCCGGCCGTAGACCAGGTGCGGCGCGACGGCGTGGCAGTCGTCCGGCCCGAGCCCGAGCCGTTCGGTCACCCCCGGCCGAAACCCCTCCAGCAGCACGTCGCAGTGCGGCAGCAGGCCGAGCACGCTGTGCCGTCCGGCGCCGGAGCGCAGGTCGAGCCGGACGATGCGGCGCCCTCGCAGCAGGTGCCCGGCCGGCGGCCCGGCCTGTTCTCCCGCCTGTTGACTCGAGGCCGGCCGCGCCACCCGCACCACGTCGGCGCCCAGGTCGGCCAGCACCATCGCGGCGTGCGGGACCGGCCCGATCCCGCCCAGCTCCAGCACCCGCACGCCCGACAGCGGGCCCCCGGTCGACGGATCCATCGGCGTTCCCCTCCGCTGCGGACAGCCCGAGCCTAACCGGCGCCCGGGCCTCGTCGGCGAAAAGAGCTAGCCTGGGACCCGGGCCGTCACGACGCCGCGCGGCCTCAGGTGATCGGAGGGCGCAATGACGCGAGACGCCGTGATCGTCGAGGCCGTACGCACGCCGGTGGGCCGGCGGGGCGGAGGGCTGGCCGGGGTGCATCCGGCCGACCTGTCCGCCCATGTGCTCACCAGTCTGGCCGAGCGCTCGGGCGTCGACCCGGCCCTGGTCGACGACGTGATCTGGGGGTGCGTGTCCCAGGTCGGCGAGCAGACCCTCGACATCGCCCGCACCGCCGTCCTGGCCGCCGGCTGGCCGCAGACCGTGCCCGGGGTGACCGTCGACCGGCAGTGCGGATCGTCGCAGCAGTCCGTGCATTTCGCCGCGGCCGGGCTGATCGCCGGGCAGTACGACGTGGTCGTGGCCGGGGGCGTCGAATCGATGAGCCGGGTGCCGATGGGCTCGTCCGCGGCCGGGCACGACCCGCTCGGCCCGCGGTTCGCCGCCCGCTACGGCGACGTGGCCCCGAACCAGGGCGTCGGCGCGGAGATGATCGCCGAACGGTGGGGCCTGAGCCGCACCCAGCTCGACGAGTTCGCCCTGTCGTCCCACGAGAAGGCCGCCGCCGCCCAGGATTCGGGCCGGTTCGACGCCCAGCTGACACCGGTGCCGGTGCCCGGCGGCACGACGGTGACCCGCGACGAGGGTGTCCGCCGCGGCGGCACCCTGGAGGCGCTGGCCGGGCTGAAGACCGTGTTCCGCCCGCGGAACGGCGTGATCACCGCGGGCAACGCCTCGCAGATCTCCGACGGCGGTGCCGCCCTGCTGATGACCACCTCCGCCCGGGCCGCCGAACTGGGACTCACCCCGATCGCCCGGGTGCACACGGCGGTGCTGGCCGGCGACGACCCGGTCACCATGCTCACCGCCCCGATCCCGGCCACCCGCAAGGCGCTGGCCCGCTCCGGGCTGCGGCTCGACGAGATCGGCGCGTTCGAGGTCAACGAGGCGTTCGCCCCGGTGCCCCTGGCCTGGCTGGCCGAGATCGGCGCCGACCCCAAGGCCCTGAACCCGAACGGCGGAGCGATCGCGCTCGGCCATCCGCTCGGCGGCTCCGGCGCCCGGCTGATGACCACCCTGCTGCACCATCTGCGCGACCACGGCATCCGCTACGGCCTCCAGACCATGTGCGAGGGCGGTGGCCAGGCCAACGCGACAGTGCTGGAACTGCTCTGAACAGTATGACTCAGAGCATGACTCAGGGCACCACGGTGACCGGCCACCCGCACCGGTCCATCAGCCGGGCACCGAACGATCCGCCCAGCCGGCCCCGGATCCGGGTGCCCGGCGCACCCACGATGATCGCGTCGGCGTGCGCCAGCTCCGCGGTGCGGGCGATCTCGCGCAGCGGGTCACCGGTGCGCACGCAGAACTGGATGGGCACGCCCCAGGTCACGGACAGCTGCCGGATCTCCTCGCGGATCTCCGCCTCCAGCCCCTGCTGGCACTCGGCCAGCGCCCCGGCCGCCAGGGCGTAGGCGTCGGCCCCGGCGCTCGCGGTCCACGAGGCCCCGGCACCCATCGGCCGGCGCACGTGCACGGCCAGCAGCCGGCTGTTCTGCCGCCGGGCCACCCCGGCGGCGTAGGCCAGCACCCGGCCCGAGGTCTGCGAGCAGCCGACCGCCACGACGATGCTGCTCGGCCCGTCGCAGCCCAGCTCGAACGCCGCCGGGTCGGTCAGCCAGGAATTCATCACCGTTCCCCACCACGACTTTTCGGGGCCGGCAGGAAGGTCGGGGTGAGGTCCATCGGCGGCAGGTCGGGCGCCGAGGCCAGGTGGGCCAGCGCCGGCAGGGCCTCGCCCAGGGTGTCCCGGTCGTGCGCGCTCAGCTGCCCGAGCCGTAGGCCCAGCGCCCGCGCGTAGTGATTCTCGGTGCGCCGCAGCAGATCCCGGCCCGTCCCGGTGATCTGGGCCCGCACCGACCGGCGGTCGTGCTGGTCGTGCACCCGTACCACCAGGCCGGCGCGCTCCATCCGGCCGAGCAACTGGGTCATGGCGGGCTGCGAGGCGCGCTCGGCGCGGGCCAGGTCGGTGATGCGGGCCGTGCCCTCATCGCGCAGCCGCCGCAGCACCGCCAGGGTGACCGGGCTCGGCTCACCGGGCAGCTCGATCTGCCGCAGCAGCCGCGCCAGCCGGCCGAGCACGGGGACCAGGTGTTCCCCGAGCTCGTTCTCGGGAGCCGTACGCATAACAGCATTATTCAACGGCCCGCGGTGGATCACAGTGCCGTTCGGCCCAAGGCCGGGCGAACAAGGTCAGTGCGCCGCGCGCCGGGCCGCCCGCCGCGCGATCGACATCCGGTGCGTCTCGGAGGAACCGTCGTAGATGCGGAACGAGCGGATGTCCGCGTAGATGCGGCCCAGCACCAGCTCTTCCGACGTGCCCATCCCGCCGGCCAGCTGCACCGACCGGTCGACCACCCGGGCCGTGGCCTCGCTGATGAAAACCTTGGCACGCGAGGACTCCTCGGTGCCCCGCGCTCCGGTGGCCAGCTGCCAGGCGGTCTGCCACAGCAGCGCCCGGCCGGCGGCCAGGTCGATCTCGTTGTCGGCGATCAGCTGCTGTGCCATGCCCAGCCCGGCCAGCGGCGAGCCGAACAGCTGCCGGCCCACGGCCCGTTCCAGCGCGATGCCGTGGGCCCGCCGGGCCGCGCCCAGCCAGCGCATGCAGTGCGTGAGCCGGGCCGGGGCCAGCCGCGCCTGCGCGTGACGGAACCCCTCGCCGGGCTCGCCGAGCACGGCGTCGTCGCCCACCTCGACGTCGTCCAGCACGATCCGGCAGTGCCCGCCCACGGTGGTGCGGTCGATGGTGCGCGCGTGGCCGTCCAGCCTCCAGCCCGGCGCGGTGGTGTCGACCAGGAACAGGGTGGCGCCCTGATCCAGGTCGGCGCCGCCCCCGCCGCGGGCCATCACGATCGCGAACGCCGCCCCGTCGGCCCCCGTGATCAGGTGTTTGACCCCGCTGATCAGCCACCGGTGGTCGCGCCGCCGGGCCGTGGTGGCCAGCGCCGCCGGATCCGAGCCCGCTCCCGGCGGCGGCTCGGTCATCGCGAAACACGAACGCACGTCGCCGTTCACGAGCGGCACCAGGTAGCGTGCGCGCTGCGCGGGCGTGGCGAACAGGTGCAGCAGGTGGATGTTGCCCTCGTCCGGCGCCGAGCAGTTCAGCGCCAGCGGCCCGAGCAGGCTGGTGCCGGCCTCTTCCAGCAGCACCGCGGCCTCGTCCAGGCGGAAGCCGCCACCGCCGAGCTCGCGCGGCACCTGCGGCGCCCACACGCCGGCCGCCCGGGCGGCGGCCTGGAGTTCGCGGCGTTCGCCGTCCGTCAGCCCTTGCTCGAAAACCCGCTGCTCACGGGGAATCACCACGTCGGCGACGAACGTGGCGATGCGCTCGCGCCACTGCACGACCCGCGGATCCAGAGTGAGGTCGAACGCCATCACCGCTCCGTCCACATCGACGCCGGTTGACCCCGGTTGTCAGGGCTCCTACGGTAACTGATGGTCGCGTCAGCCAGGAGGGGCAGCCAATCATGGACGACGAGAGCACCCTTGCCCGGCCGGATCTGGTCGGTCCCCTGCTCGTCCGCGTCACCGGTGACGAGCGCTGGCGCCACCCCCGCGCCGAGATGGTCGTCGGCGGCCGGTCCAACCTGACCTACCTGCTCACCGGCCCGGCGGGCGAACTGGTGCTGCGCCGCCCGCCCAGCGGCGGGGTGCTGGCCACGGCGCACGACATGGCCCGCGAGACACGCGTACAGCGTGCGCTGGCCGGGTCCGTCGTGCCGGTGCCGCGCATCGTGCTGCACGACGAGGGTGACCTGATCGGCGTCCCGTTCTACGTGATGACGAAGCTGCCCGGGCTGGTCGTCCGGGACACCCTGCCACCCGGCTTCACCCCGCGGCGCTGCCGTGAGCTCGGCGAGGCGCTCACCGACACCCTGGCCGACCTGCACGGTGTCGACCCGGCCGCGGTGGGGCTGGAGAACTTCGGCCGGGCCGAGGGTTTCGCCGAACGCCAGGTGCGGCGCTGGAGCCGGCAGATCGCCGCCACCCCGGCGAAACCCGTTCCGGGGCTGGACGTCCTGGCCGACCGGCTGCTCGCCCGGCTGCCCGCTCCACAGCCGGGAACGATCGTGCACGGCGACTACCGGCTCGACAACTGCCTGGTGCACGACGCCGACGGACCCGGAACGGTACGGCTGAGCGGGGTTCTCGACTGGGAGATGTCCACGCTCGGCGACCCGCTCACCGACCTGGGCATGCTGCTGTTCTACTGGGAGGCCCTGGCCCGGCTGGGCTCCCCGCTGGCCCGCACCGTCACCACCTCGCCCGGTTTCCCCGGTGCGGAGGAGGTGGCCCGACGATGGTCGGCGCGCACCGGTATCGGCATCGGCGACCTCGAATGGTACCTGGCCTTCGCGCATTTCAAGTTCGCGGCCATCGCCCTCGGCGTGCAGGCGCGCGTGGAGGCCGGTGCGATGGGCGGGCAGACCGTGGACGATCTGGGAGACCTGGTCGCCGGGCTCGCCGGGGCCGGCCTCACGATCGTTCGCTAGCCCTTTCCCGCGGAGGGCTTCCGGCCGTTTCCCGGCGGTTCCGGGAGACGGCCGGGCGTCGTCCTCAGGTGTGGGGGTTCATCCGGCGGCCGGGGCGAGCTGACGGCTGAGCCGCTGCGCGCCCTCACGCACGGCGGCGCCGGACGGCACCTCCTGGCCGGTCATCGCGCACAGGGCGGCGAACTCGGCCTCGGTGACGGCCCTCACGAAAGTCTCCAGCTCGGCGTCGTTCTCGTCCGCCTCACCGGGCTCGCTGCTGGTGTCGGTGGCCACGCTGCGCGAGCCGTCGGCGGTGACCAGTGTGGTGGTGTGGTGCCCGACGGTGTCGCCGCCGTGGCCCCAGACCGTTCCGCACGCCGTGGTCACCTTGATCAGGCCCAGGCCGTAACCGCCGAAACCATCGGGAACGTCCACGGTGCGCCGCATCTCGGCGAGCTGGGCGGCGGGCAGCAGGTCGCCCCCGAGCAGGGCGGTGTAGAAGTCGGACAGGTCACGGGCGGTGGAGACCAGGGCCCCGGCGCTGCCGGCCCAGCTCAGCGTCCAGTCCGCGACGTCGACCCGGCTGGGCGGGTCGGCGGTGAAGTCGATGAGGTGACCGTGGGCGAACCCCGGGCCGATGTCGGTGACGAACGGGTCGGCCAGGTAGGTGTCGCCCAGCCGCAGGGGTTTGGCGATGCGCTGATCGATCAGCGCGCCCACGCTCTCGCCGGTGACCTTCTTCAGCAGCTCGCCGAGCACGATGTACCCGGTGTTGGAGTACGCCCAGCTGGTGCCGGGCTCGAAGACGGCGTCGTGCTGGAACGCCGCCCGCAGAATCTGCTGCGGCGAGAGCACCCGGTGCGGGTCGGCCAGCGCCGCCGCCACCAGCTGGGAGTCGTCGGTGTAGTTGAACAGGCCGCTGGTGTGTTGCAGAAGCATGCGCACGGTGATGTTCTGCCCGTTCGGCACGACGCCGGGCAGATAGGTCTCGACCGGGCTGTCGAGCTGCACCGTGCCCTCGGCCACGAGTTGCAGCACGAGCACGGACACGAAGGTCTTGGTCTGGCTGCCGGCCTCGTACTGGTCCTTGTTCTTCATCCGGCGCCCGGTCGCCGGGTCGGCGAGACCGGCTGTGGCGGTGAGAATGTCGGTGCCGTCGTCGGCCCGGGCCAGGTAGCCGGCGCCACCCGCGGCGACCACGGCCCGGGCCGTGCGCTGGAGTTCGGCGGTGAACGGGTGGGTCGCTGCGCGCCCGGCCTGCCGGGTGGCCGCTGTCGCGGTGCCGGTGCCGAGCACCAGCGCGGTGCCGATCCCGGCCACGGCAGCGCGCAGGAGAATGGGGTGAGAGTGCCTCATGGTGTGAATGTCCTTTCCGGGCAGGGGTCTTCGACGGGTCCATGCCACCTGATCATCGGCCCCGCACCGGTTTCCCACGCCGAGGGCCGGTTCTGGCCGCCCCAAGGTGCCGATCGCCCGGCTACAACTCGGCTACTGCCCGGCTACTGCCGCATCGACAGCGGTAGTTCCTTGCCCTGCATCTGGCAGTAGGTGGTGGCCAGGGCCGCGCCCGAGGCCCGGTCGAAAGCCCGCTCGGGCCGACTGGTGCCGTCACCCTCGCCGCGCGCGGTGTTGATGTCGGCGGAGGCGGAGCGCCGTCCGTCCTCGGTGACCACGGTGAGGGACGCGTGGCCGAGGTTGTAACCGCTCTCACCCCAGACCTGGCCGCAGGGGGTGACGAACCGGGACAGTCCCAGGCCGTACCCGCCGCCCTCCACGGTTCTCGTGGTCATCATCTGCTTCAGCTGCGCCCTGGGCAGCACCCTGCCGGAGAGCAGCGCCCGGAAGAAGGTGCCCAGGTCGTCCGAGGTCGAGACGATCGCCCCGGCGCCGCCGCTCCAGGTGGACGCCCAGCCGGTGGTGTCGGTCCAGGTGGCCGGGGTGGTGGTGAGGTTCACCGTGTAGCCGTGGGCGGATCCGGCGTCGGCGCCGCCGCTGCCGGGGCGGGTGACGTGGGTGTCGTGCAGCTGGAGGGGCTCGGTGATGCGCTCCCGCACCAGGTCTTCCAGCGGCCGGCCGGTGACCTTCTCGAGCATCTGGCCGATGACCACGTAATTGGTGCCGGAGTAGGACCAGTCGCTGCCCGGTGCGAAGCCGGGTTCCTGGGCGAAGGCCGCTGCGAGCAGCCGCCCGGTGGTCATCGGGGTGCCCGGCCGGGCGACGACGTCCTGCCGGAGCGTGGTGTCGGCGGCGTAGTCGGCCAGGCCGCTGGTGTGCTGCAACAGCATGCGCACGGTGATGTCCCGGCCGCCCGGCACGACGCCCGGCAGGTAGTTCTCGATCGGCTTGTCCAGCAGCACCTTTCGCTGCGCCACGAGTTGCAGCGTGAGCACGGCGGCGAAGGTCGAGGTCTGGGCGTCGGCCTCGAACCGGTCGGTGTCCCGGAGCGGGCGGCGGGTGCCGCGGTCGGCGAGCCCGACGGCGACGGTCGAGACCCGCCGTCCGTCGTGGATGCGG
Coding sequences within it:
- a CDS encoding M1 family metallopeptidase; translation: MFRSARSCFTTRAVAVGAAVTLLAGCAPGHRDRPDHPDHPDHPAHPDRPAAAGKPGATATADALDVQHYGLDLDYAVTTRRLTGTATIDLVARRDLSRVVLNLRGPQTLSVRVDGHEAGFRQGGGKLVITPAVPLTAGVSAVAEIRYRGTMGTPKDANGTPYGWIATPDGAQVLSEPDGAPTWFPAHDVLTDKATYDFRVTVPRGRTAVANGVPAGHHDHGGRTTWTWRARDPMLSYLATVGIGDYDLTRSTGPQGIPIIDAVDRHLTATAAEDTRAALAEQQAVLRFLIGRWGPYPFSAAGAIVDDDRLGYALETQTRPVYATDVDDTTIVHELAHQWFGDSVNIGSWRDIWLNEGFAVYSEWLWEDQAYGEKYGATLDASAADVLALPAGDPIWKVTLADPTRAQLFDRAVYDRGALVLYELRKTIGDQDFWRLARTWAGQRTQTGVSTADFEELAGRISGQDLTGFFRTWLHSAGKPSI
- a CDS encoding CaiB/BaiF CoA transferase family protein; the protein is MDPSTGGPLSGVRVLELGGIGPVPHAAMVLADLGADVVRVARPASSQQAGEQAGPPAGHLLRGRRIVRLDLRSGAGRHSVLGLLPHCDVLLEGFRPGVTERLGLGPDDCHAVAPHLVYGRMTGWGRNGPRAGQVGHDINYLALTGVLHAIGRAGERPVPPLNLVGDFGGGSMLLVTGVLAALLEREKAGRGQVVDAAMVDGSALLMQMMWAWRATGDWLDAPGSNLLDGGAPFYDTYVCADGRHVAVGALEPRFYAELLHGLGLDPADLPGQYDRTGWPALRARFTAAFVGHDLAHWTRVFDGTSACVTPVLTMTEALADPHLRERATFVEVDGVPQPGPAPRFSRSARTAPAAAREAPIADVTADWAGPAVAG
- a CDS encoding thiolase family protein; amino-acid sequence: MTRDAVIVEAVRTPVGRRGGGLAGVHPADLSAHVLTSLAERSGVDPALVDDVIWGCVSQVGEQTLDIARTAVLAAGWPQTVPGVTVDRQCGSSQQSVHFAAAGLIAGQYDVVVAGGVESMSRVPMGSSAAGHDPLGPRFAARYGDVAPNQGVGAEMIAERWGLSRTQLDEFALSSHEKAAAAQDSGRFDAQLTPVPVPGGTTVTRDEGVRRGGTLEALAGLKTVFRPRNGVITAGNASQISDGGAALLMTTSARAAELGLTPIARVHTAVLAGDDPVTMLTAPIPATRKALARSGLRLDEIGAFEVNEAFAPVPLAWLAEIGADPKALNPNGGAIALGHPLGGSGARLMTTLLHHLRDHGIRYGLQTMCEGGGQANATVLELL
- a CDS encoding universal stress protein — encoded protein: MNSWLTDPAAFELGCDGPSSIVVAVGCSQTSGRVLAYAAGVARRQNSRLLAVHVRRPMGAGASWTASAGADAYALAAGALAECQQGLEAEIREEIRQLSVTWGVPIQFCVRTGDPLREIARTAELAHADAIIVGAPGTRIRGRLGGSFGARLMDRCGWPVTVVP
- a CDS encoding MarR family winged helix-turn-helix transcriptional regulator, with translation MRTAPENELGEHLVPVLGRLARLLRQIELPGEPSPVTLAVLRRLRDEGTARITDLARAERASQPAMTQLLGRMERAGLVVRVHDQHDRRSVRAQITGTGRDLLRRTENHYARALGLRLGQLSAHDRDTLGEALPALAHLASAPDLPPMDLTPTFLPAPKSRGGER
- a CDS encoding acyl-CoA dehydrogenase family protein, which encodes MAFDLTLDPRVVQWRERIATFVADVVIPREQRVFEQGLTDGERRELQAAARAAGVWAPQVPRELGGGGFRLDEAAVLLEEAGTSLLGPLALNCSAPDEGNIHLLHLFATPAQRARYLVPLVNGDVRSCFAMTEPPPGAGSDPAALATTARRRDHRWLISGVKHLITGADGAAFAIVMARGGGGADLDQGATLFLVDTTAPGWRLDGHARTIDRTTVGGHCRIVLDDVEVGDDAVLGEPGEGFRHAQARLAPARLTHCMRWLGAARRAHGIALERAVGRQLFGSPLAGLGMAQQLIADNEIDLAAGRALLWQTAWQLATGARGTEESSRAKVFISEATARVVDRSVQLAGGMGTSEELVLGRIYADIRSFRIYDGSSETHRMSIARRAARRAAH
- a CDS encoding phosphotransferase family protein; the protein is MDDESTLARPDLVGPLLVRVTGDERWRHPRAEMVVGGRSNLTYLLTGPAGELVLRRPPSGGVLATAHDMARETRVQRALAGSVVPVPRIVLHDEGDLIGVPFYVMTKLPGLVVRDTLPPGFTPRRCRELGEALTDTLADLHGVDPAAVGLENFGRAEGFAERQVRRWSRQIAATPAKPVPGLDVLADRLLARLPAPQPGTIVHGDYRLDNCLVHDADGPGTVRLSGVLDWEMSTLGDPLTDLGMLLFYWEALARLGSPLARTVTTSPGFPGAEEVARRWSARTGIGIGDLEWYLAFAHFKFAAIALGVQARVEAGAMGGQTVDDLGDLVAGLAGAGLTIVR
- a CDS encoding serine hydrolase domain-containing protein — encoded protein: MRHSHPILLRAAVAGIGTALVLGTGTATAATRQAGRAATHPFTAELQRTARAVVAAGGAGYLARADDGTDILTATAGLADPATGRRMKNKDQYEAGSQTKTFVSVLVLQLVAEGTVQLDSPVETYLPGVVPNGQNITVRMLLQHTSGLFNYTDDSQLVAAALADPHRVLSPQQILRAAFQHDAVFEPGTSWAYSNTGYIVLGELLKKVTGESVGALIDQRIAKPLRLGDTYLADPFVTDIGPGFAHGHLIDFTADPPSRVDVADWTLSWAGSAGALVSTARDLSDFYTALLGGDLLPAAQLAEMRRTVDVPDGFGGYGLGLIKVTTACGTVWGHGGDTVGHHTTTLVTADGSRSVATDTSSEPGEADENDAELETFVRAVTEAEFAALCAMTGQEVPSGAAVREGAQRLSRQLAPAAG
- a CDS encoding serine hydrolase domain-containing protein, which encodes MRRPAVIGIALALVAAGLVADALTQPDPPPAPTHRTPVVTARLTAQDELRRRGQALIDTGAVGFQARIHDGRRVSTVAVGLADRGTRRPLRDTDRFEADAQTSTFAAVLTLQLVAQRKVLLDKPIENYLPGVVPGGRDITVRMLLQHTSGLADYAADTTLRQDVVARPGTPMTTGRLLAAAFAQEPGFAPGSDWSYSGTNYVVIGQMLEKVTGRPLEDLVRERITEPLQLHDTHVTRPGSGGADAGSAHGYTVNLTTTPATWTDTTGWASTWSGGAGAIVSTSDDLGTFFRALLSGRVLPRAQLKQMMTTRTVEGGGYGLGLSRFVTPCGQVWGESGYNLGHASLTVVTEDGRRSASADINTARGEGDGTSRPERAFDRASGAALATTYCQMQGKELPLSMRQ